The window ACTGCGCGTGCTGGTGCCAGGTCGCGCGCCCGCCCGTGCCGAAGGTGAAGCGGGCGTGCAGCTCGGTGGCGAGGAGCGTGGAGGCCGCGGTGATCAGGGCGTTGGCCAGGGCCCAGGGTATGCAGGAGGCGAGGGCCGTCACGGCGAAGCTGGAGGCGAGTCCCACTCCGCCGCCGCAGAGCACGAAGCGGGTGAAGGCCGTGAGGGGGCCGGGCTCCGCCCGCTGCCGGCTCCGTGCTGTGTCCATGATCCGCCCCCTGATCGCCCGCCCCGCGCGACGCACCCCGCGGCCTGCGGCCGGGGCGCGCCACCCCATGACACCATTATGGCTCACACATGGCGCCATGGCGAGCCATTATTGGCGCCACGTGTGGCTTCGGGGCATCGCGGCCACACGGTCCGCAGGCCGGAAGGGGTTTCCTGTTCTCCGTTCCTGCTCTCCTGCTGTCCTGCTGTCCTGCTGTCCTGCTGTCCTGCTGTCCGGGCTTCCCGGGCCCGCGTGTGTCCGGGCCCCGTCCGCGCCCGCGGCGTCAGGGCGGGAGTGTCAGGGCCGGCGGTCCGCCTCCCGCATCGACAGGGGCGGGACCCTGCCCAGCACCACGAGCCGGTGGCGTACGGCCATGACGATCACCGCCGTCGCGACGATGACCATCCCGCCCAGCCGAAGGATCGCGTCGTAGGCCTCCTCGGGCGGCCGCTGCGGCGTCATCGCGGAGATCGCCGCCGCGGTCCCGGCGAGGGCGATCGCGCCCAGCGTGACCAGGAACGTCAGCAGCACGCCCGACGCCTCCCCCGCCCGGGCCGGTGCGACGACCTGCTGGGTCGCCACGCTGGAGAAGGTCCAGCCCAGTCCCAGGCCCAGGCCGCACCATGCGAACACCGGCACGTACAGCCACCAGGCATCGGCCTGGGCCAGCGCGTACATCCCGGTGCCCGCGACGGCCCCGGCGAGCGCCATCACCGCGGTCGGCCGCATGTACCGGGCCAGCCGCGCCCCGAGCGGCCCGCTGACCGCCACCAGCAGGGCCGGGGCCAGGAACACCGTGCCCGCCAGGAGCGGCGAGAGGCCGCGGACGCCCTGGAGGTAGAGCGTGGCGAGGAAGACGGTGACGCCGTAGCCCATGTTCGAGAGCGAGCCCATCCCGGTCACCAGGACGTACGGGACGTTGCGGAACAGCCGCAGATCGACCAGCGGGTGCCGGGCGAGGCGCTCGCGCACCAGGAACAGCCCGCCGGCCGTCACGGCCGCGGCGAAGCAGCCGAGAGTACGGGCACTCCCCCAGCCCCAGGCGTCCCCGCGCTCCACGGCCAGGGTCAGTGCCGCCAGCGAGCACACGATCAGGGCGCAGCCGAGGAGGTCGAGCTCGCGGGGCGCCGAGGTGTCGCGCGAGTTCGGTACGCAGGCGAGGGCGGCGAGCAGCGAGATCAGGCTCAGCGGGACCATCAGCCAGAAGATCCAGCGCCAGCCGGGCCCTTCGGTGAACCCTCCGCCCACGAAGGGCCCGAGCGCGGTCCCGATGTTGGCGACGCCGAAGACGGCGCCCAGGGCCTTGGCCCGGGTCTCCTCGGGAAAGGTGTTGGTGATCACGGACACGGACACCGGGAAGACGAACGCCGCGCCCACGCCCTGCGCGATCCGGGCCACCACCAGCAGACCGAGGCCGGGAGCCAGCGCGCAGCCCACGGAACCGGCCGTGAACAGGGCGAGCCCGGCCAGCAGGGTGCCCCGCCGTCCGAAGACGTCCCCCACCCGGCCGCCGACGATGAAGAAGCAGCCGATGGCGAGCATGTAGGCGGACAGGGTCCACTGCGCGGCCGAGTCCGTGATGCCGAGCTCCGCCGCGATGCCGGGAAGGGCGAGGTTGAGGGCGAAGAAGTCGAGCTGGATGCAGAACAGGGCGACGGCGACCGCGACGAAGGCCCCCGTCCTCCGCGCGGCCGGCGAGGACTCAGCGCGCATGGGGGCGTTCCTCTCGGCCGGGGCAGTCGGGACACCGCTGAATGGCCGCACGCAGGCCGTCATCCCATTGTGGGGCGGCCTGACGGGGGACGCAGTGCGGCTGGGGCCCCGGCGGGTGAAATGCGCAGGCCCGGCCGGGCGGGGGCCATCCGGGCGGGGCGCGGGGCCCGTGCGGCACGGCGGCCGGGGCGGCGGGGTGTTGCGGGCGCATGCTGTTGTCCCCCCTCTGTTGGAGAGGCCCGTGAGTGATCCCAGCCCCCGAGTGACCCCGAGGCCGGCGTCCGCCG is drawn from Streptomyces sp. NBC_01232 and contains these coding sequences:
- a CDS encoding MFS transporter, translating into MRAESSPAARRTGAFVAVAVALFCIQLDFFALNLALPGIAAELGITDSAAQWTLSAYMLAIGCFFIVGGRVGDVFGRRGTLLAGLALFTAGSVGCALAPGLGLLVVARIAQGVGAAFVFPVSVSVITNTFPEETRAKALGAVFGVANIGTALGPFVGGGFTEGPGWRWIFWLMVPLSLISLLAALACVPNSRDTSAPRELDLLGCALIVCSLAALTLAVERGDAWGWGSARTLGCFAAAVTAGGLFLVRERLARHPLVDLRLFRNVPYVLVTGMGSLSNMGYGVTVFLATLYLQGVRGLSPLLAGTVFLAPALLVAVSGPLGARLARYMRPTAVMALAGAVAGTGMYALAQADAWWLYVPVFAWCGLGLGLGWTFSSVATQQVVAPARAGEASGVLLTFLVTLGAIALAGTAAAISAMTPQRPPEEAYDAILRLGGMVIVATAVIVMAVRHRLVVLGRVPPLSMREADRRP